A portion of the Colias croceus chromosome 25, ilColCroc2.1 genome contains these proteins:
- the LOC123703158 gene encoding cuticle protein 18.6-like, which produces MEFLKLLPLFALLSCSMAQYGGYGLESYEDYHKPLVHHALDEHHDDYDVDYHAHPKYSFDYSVKDPHTGDEKEHWETRDGDKVKGSYTLMETDGTKRIVEYEADDKNGFNAVVHRIGHPKQEIEHEEFNVAKPVYEPQYQEEFQQHYESGFVPMTGYDHRH; this is translated from the exons ATGGAGTTCCTT AAACTACTACCACTATTCGCCCTACTATCCTGCTCAATGGCCCAGTACGGAGGCTACGGTCTCGAAAGCTACGAGGACTACCACAAGCCACTGGTTCACCACGCGTTGGACGAGCACCATGACGATTATGATGTGGATTATCAT GCACACCCAAAATACTCGTTCGACTACTCGGTTAAGGACCCTCACACTGGCGACGAAAAGGAACATTGGGAGACTAGAGATGGTGACAAAGTTaaag GCTCCTACACCCTTATGGAAACGGACGGCACGAAGCGCATAGTAGAATACGAAGCAGATGACAAAAACGGTTTCAACGCTGTCGTCCACAGAATTGGTCATCCCAAGCAAGAGATAGAGCACGAAGAATTTAACGTAGCCAAACCAGTATACGAACCACAATATCAGGAAGAATTCCAACAGCACTATGAAAGCGGATTCGTTCCTATGACCGGTTATGATCATAGACATTAA